One genomic region from Cardinium endosymbiont of Dermatophagoides farinae encodes:
- a CDS encoding sodium:solute symporter family transporter, translating into MSKVFHFNTNLVAMCFLLLGFLMGYIEPPTIQRVYMSPSSMQAGKVFLYSTFFSFIITIFIILIGLFVFTGAPGLSVEATWGYIMANIPPVFKGMVCISLLAMAMSTADSKLNSCAIMISHDLLQNLRGVKQVADAHQLRLATWTSVMIGLFAMVLTFYCDDLLNLLKLSLDFSLPIATAPFILAVLGFRGTSRTALIGMATGIVSILAWNKWIEPTTDINGSIYLYAGQWSGYDAGSLSIQTAGRCRLGWTRSCIYAKGTGACA; encoded by the coding sequence TTGAGTAAGGTATTTCATTTTAATACCAATCTAGTGGCCATGTGTTTCCTTTTGCTAGGTTTTTTAATGGGTTACATAGAGCCTCCAACCATACAGCGTGTTTATATGTCTCCTAGCTCGATGCAAGCTGGAAAGGTTTTTTTGTATTCCACATTTTTCAGCTTTATAATAACCATTTTTATCATTTTAATTGGCCTATTTGTTTTTACAGGCGCACCAGGATTATCAGTGGAAGCCACTTGGGGGTATATAATGGCTAACATTCCACCTGTTTTTAAAGGAATGGTTTGTATTAGTTTACTAGCCATGGCTATGTCCACAGCTGATTCTAAACTAAATTCTTGTGCCATTATGATTAGTCATGATCTGTTGCAGAACCTACGAGGTGTAAAGCAAGTGGCTGATGCGCACCAGCTCCGGTTGGCTACGTGGACTAGTGTAATGATAGGTCTATTTGCTATGGTATTGACTTTTTATTGTGATGATCTATTGAATTTACTCAAGTTAAGTTTGGACTTTTCGCTTCCTATAGCAACAGCTCCATTTATCTTAGCTGTTTTGGGATTTAGGGGTACTTCCCGTACTGCTTTGATCGGTATGGCTACAGGTATAGTATCTATTTTAGCTTGGAACAAGTGGATTGAACCCACAACGGATATAAATGGTTCAATTTATTTGTATGCTGGCCAATGGTCTGGCTATGATGCTGGCTCACTATCTATTCAAACAGCCGGAAGATGCAGGTTGGGTTGGACCAGATCATGCATTTATGCAAAGGGAACAGGCGCATGCGCGTAA
- a CDS encoding FAD-binding oxidoreductase encodes MEQNQFKVKHIGSKMLTPSVIQLTFIRSDKLPLVFTPGQFITFLLPHASGKIVPRSYSLANSPGEQLEIAIAPVEGGFATNILFNLEIGDELDCVGPKGRLILHEAETPPNIYW; translated from the coding sequence ATGGAACAAAATCAATTTAAAGTTAAGCATATAGGGTCTAAGATGCTTACACCTAGTGTCATACAGTTGACTTTTATACGTTCTGATAAGCTACCTTTGGTGTTTACGCCGGGCCAATTTATTACTTTTTTATTGCCACATGCGTCTGGTAAAATAGTACCACGTAGCTATAGCTTAGCCAATAGTCCTGGAGAGCAGTTAGAAATCGCAATTGCACCTGTTGAAGGCGGGTTTGCTACTAATATCCTCTTTAACTTAGAGATTGGAGATGAGCTAGACTGTGTGGGGCCTAAGGGTAGGCTCATCCTCCATGAGGCAGAAACCCCTCCCAATATATATTGGTAG